A window from Polaromonas hydrogenivorans encodes these proteins:
- a CDS encoding IS3 family transposase: protein MTSVQQRQKLLGLIGKACADGARLKPACHQIGLSCRSVQRWQRTQAAEGDQRPSGKRRYVCPPNKLREDERQAVMATLNSEAFKDLPPSQVVPRLADRGVYVASESTMYRILRQQGQLGHRRSERAAQKRSRPRALAATGADQVFCWDITYLPTQVRGQHFYLYLFEDLFSRKIVGWQVFDCESAELASQLLRDICESQGIRPGQLTVHSDNGSPMKGETMLAAMQRLGVAHTRSRPSVSNDNPYVESAFRTLKYRPELPVKPFENLLAARRWVTELAHWYNHEHRHSAIGFVTPAQRHAGLDRALLEQRALVYVRIPVNVTADSGNVTGIPANVTGGRCCAF from the coding sequence ATGACGTCCGTCCAGCAGCGCCAAAAGTTGCTCGGCCTGATCGGCAAGGCCTGCGCCGACGGGGCGCGCTTGAAGCCGGCTTGCCATCAAATCGGGCTGTCCTGCCGTAGCGTGCAGCGCTGGCAGCGCACGCAGGCGGCCGAGGGCGACCAGCGTCCTTCGGGCAAGCGGCGCTATGTGTGCCCGCCCAACAAGCTGCGCGAGGACGAGCGCCAGGCGGTGATGGCCACGCTCAACAGCGAAGCGTTCAAGGACTTGCCGCCGAGCCAAGTCGTGCCTCGCCTGGCCGACCGCGGCGTCTATGTGGCCTCGGAGTCCACGATGTACCGAATACTTCGACAGCAGGGCCAACTGGGCCATCGACGCTCGGAGCGCGCAGCGCAAAAGCGAAGCCGGCCGCGCGCCCTTGCCGCCACCGGAGCCGATCAGGTGTTCTGCTGGGATATCACGTATCTGCCCACTCAGGTGCGCGGCCAGCACTTTTACCTGTACCTGTTCGAGGATTTGTTCAGCCGCAAGATCGTGGGCTGGCAGGTGTTTGACTGCGAGAGCGCCGAGCTGGCCAGCCAGTTGCTGCGTGACATCTGTGAGAGCCAGGGCATTCGCCCGGGCCAGCTGACGGTGCATTCGGACAACGGCTCGCCCATGAAGGGCGAGACCATGCTGGCGGCCATGCAGCGCCTGGGCGTGGCGCACACGCGCAGCCGTCCGTCCGTGAGCAATGACAATCCGTACGTCGAATCAGCGTTCAGAACGCTGAAGTACCGCCCCGAACTGCCTGTCAAGCCGTTCGAGAACCTGCTGGCCGCAAGGCGCTGGGTCACCGAGCTGGCCCATTGGTACAACCACGAGCATCGCCACAGCGCCATTGGCTTCGTGACACCGGCGCAGCGCCATGCCGGCCTGGACCGGGCACTGCTTGAGCAGCGCGCGCTCGTCTATGTGCGTATTCCGGTGAACGTGACCGCTGATTCCGGCAACGTGACCGGCATTCCGGCGAACGTGACCGGGGGTCGGTGTTGCGCGTTTTGA
- the istB gene encoding IS21-like element helper ATPase IstB, whose amino-acid sequence MMMNTTLNQLRSLRLETMAQALEHQLQQSGIGAMSFEERLALLVDREVHGRQDRRCARLLKTAKLKYPQAVIEDLDSRSTRGIERSAVMSLALGEWVNAGHAVLITGATGAGKSWLACALAQHACRRGHSALYLRVPRLGEELRIRHANGTFTRWLDTLKNTDVLLLDDWGMAAMDSQTRADLLEIIDDRASQRATVITSQLPIEHWHEWIGDQTVADAMLDRLMQNHHRFTLTGESLRKKNPPAKGIADK is encoded by the coding sequence ATGATGATGAACACCACCTTGAATCAACTGCGCAGTCTGCGCCTGGAAACCATGGCCCAGGCGCTGGAGCACCAGCTCCAGCAAAGCGGCATCGGCGCCATGAGCTTTGAAGAACGGCTGGCCTTGCTGGTCGACCGGGAGGTGCATGGCAGGCAAGACCGGCGCTGTGCGCGATTGCTCAAAACCGCCAAACTCAAATACCCGCAAGCGGTCATAGAAGATTTGGACAGCCGCAGCACCCGGGGCATTGAACGCAGCGCGGTGATGAGTCTAGCTTTGGGCGAATGGGTCAATGCCGGGCACGCCGTGCTGATCACCGGAGCCACCGGCGCGGGCAAGTCCTGGCTGGCGTGCGCGCTGGCCCAGCATGCCTGCCGGCGTGGCCACAGTGCGCTGTACCTGCGGGTTCCCCGCTTGGGCGAGGAACTGCGCATTCGCCACGCCAACGGCACCTTTACGCGCTGGCTGGACACGCTCAAAAACACGGACGTCTTGCTGCTCGACGACTGGGGCATGGCCGCCATGGACAGTCAAACCCGGGCCGATCTGCTGGAGATCATTGACGACCGGGCCAGCCAGCGCGCCACCGTCATTACCAGCCAGTTGCCCATTGAGCACTGGCACGAGTGGATAGGTGACCAAACTGTGGCCGATGCCATGCTTGATCGGCTCATGCAAAACCATCACCGCTTCACGCTCACGGGCGAATCGCTGCGTAAAAAAAACCCGCCCGCAAAAGGGATCGCCGACAAGTAG
- a CDS encoding transposase has translation MHRKPHSHHSTEFKEQALLKARHRGARSILSLASELNMSAGTLKRWVLDSAKAGEQALGETSPALDGPAASWSPSQRLRALQESYAFNGPALAAWCRERGVFEHQLVQWREEFCTPVAPASREATGAFRELQRQHEQLQRELRRKEKALAEVAALLVLQKNFQALLEGADK, from the coding sequence ATGCACAGAAAACCTCATTCCCATCACTCCACCGAATTCAAGGAGCAGGCACTGCTCAAAGCCCGCCATCGCGGCGCGCGTTCAATTCTGAGCCTTGCCAGCGAGCTGAACATGTCTGCCGGCACCCTCAAGCGATGGGTGCTGGACTCGGCCAAGGCCGGCGAACAGGCACTCGGGGAGACAAGCCCTGCGCTGGACGGCCCGGCTGCATCTTGGTCGCCATCGCAGCGCCTGAGGGCTCTGCAGGAAAGCTACGCATTCAATGGCCCGGCACTGGCGGCGTGGTGCCGCGAGCGTGGTGTGTTCGAGCACCAGTTGGTGCAGTGGCGCGAAGAGTTTTGCACCCCGGTCGCGCCCGCCTCGCGCGAGGCAACGGGTGCCTTTCGAGAACTCCAGCGTCAGCACGAGCAGCTCCAGCGTGAATTGCGGCGCAAGGAAAAAGCGCTGGCCGAGGTAGCCGCCTTGCTGGTGTTGCAAAAAAACTTCCAGGCGCTGCTGGAGGGCGCGGACAAATGA